aaaacgaaaaattacgccacttaataaaattttaaattgcaaaatagccttagaaaaataaatattgaagtatTCAAATCAGACTTCCATCTATGACAAAAATTGAAcgatttaatcaattaaactCGCTTTATATAACCTACCATTAGttcagttatatttatatatatacatatatataatatattatgtatacgtGTGTGATTGAAGCGGTAGCTTAGACTTATcactatttatatagattttttgacAATCTGAATTAGATTTCGGACGATTCCTACAAGGCCAAGTTGTAGAGGCTGAGGCCGCAAACGCATAACTGTTACGCTCATAACCTCTGGTGTAGTATACAATACATATGAGATGGGCAGATTGTGCCTTTTTTGCACAACCAGAGCAAACAACGTCTATGGCGAGATAATGTTGAGGTACAGTCATTTTCTAATGTATTTCATATCATTGTTCTGAAAAATCAAAATGacatactttaatttataggCAAGCCTTTTTATGTACATGGGATAGTGTAATGTTATTTTCAGATACCTTTTAGGTAGCATTTTCCTCCTTTCTATTAACATTTTTCAGGTATTTATACACTCAAaacaagtttaaataaaatattttatttatgtttatcggCAAAGaagccgagagaaaaagccggcggtaaaaaactctcggtactcatttaaatatcaaaacatcTTACAGAATGAGTATGCCATACATAGATGGAAGAAAACAGAAGGAGAGAGATACGCTACgctctttatttgtattaaattacaaagctGGAACTGGTCTGTGAGGTCTCCACCTCAGTCAAGTTTCCGGAAGCGGCAGCTGATCACTCATGAACTCAGGAACTCCGTATATGCCATGTTAACCGTTTAACCATTGTAGCGAGCGAGGTATCTCTTAACGCcggaacccaataattaatattcaatctcagattgaaagcaatctgcatcccaataaccacctacgaagacaatccattccggcgacggatagaatgcaatctccgctctttacactcatatttgataatcaatataaaccaaataaagtaaataaaaccgtacaaataatattacaatatacgtgtatgtttaaaacatgtcaaatagatttttaattattttaaaaactggtgtaagttaaacttaagattggcacagttgaactgtcatttttaaacaaagatcctaccatggatagcttgtatcgacagatggcgattacaatccgtcaattggttattggcacacttttatcaatatttcgattaagatgtctatctctgatggtcaaaaatggattgaggtaggtctgtttgttttaaaagttcaGCAATTTTTCATTGAATCTCTCTCAGGATTAGATTTTAAGTagaggtatttatttatttctatgattatcgtttctaaaataaacagtaaagGAGTGACTCGTTGCCTTCCTAATTCCCTAGTCAGTATAATAATGGTTCAATTAAGCGGCGGTAAAACAGGTATTTCCTGGACAGACGTGCCCCCCTATCGGCCACATCTCTCTTATAAATCCTTTAAAAGAACTGGACATACCCTATATATGTCCaattctgttttaaaaaaagtgcgtgcgtacaaagaaCACGTCtgaagtgaaatttctttgtaaattaactattactaAGGCTTAAATTAAAGGCCccaatacatatatagtaccagtatatgatcactccaggtatttgtatatctatattcacactattTACACACtgtgtatacgtgctaatgataatgtaaataaataaaaaaatctgcgtttactacACTAGACGAtttgcgacagaattgccatctaaagttccaatatgtaactactaagtAGTAGTGAGTGAGTGATTTGTTATTTTGATGTCTTTTAACAAATCTTGGCTGTATGTAGGTTtagaaattgtaaattgtaaaatatttgattgttataattactaataaacattaacCTAACATATTGTTTTGATTGCACCGTACACGGAGGAAAGATACAGTAAATATCTTTACctcatgattttttaaatcttagaTATGGCGATCATTTTGATCAATTCATTTGTCCACAGCCGCAAGACGATCGCTAGAaggtttaagttaaaaaatacaatttatggtgtgtgaaaactttaaaactttattacaatcTATGCTTAATCTACATGTTTTGTCTTCCCTTTGGCTCCTTCATTAGCTTCTTTATATGTTTTCGAATAGAAATTACTAAATAGATAcaagaaaaatactaaattaaacagTATTATCGACAGAATAATGTAGGACGGCTTGCATTTCGTAacattatattctattaataagtGAACTATCATCACGGCGAATTgtacctgaaaaaaaaatgtatattttaacaaaacttaatCATGAAAAATTCCTTCAAGTTGACATCTGACCTCCATGAATTACAATAGGGAATTAATTGGCTTGTTACCCTTTTACCTATTAATGAGACTTATTATAGTTGCATTTACGTAAACGACTGatccattaatttatataattcaatgCCTGAATCTTAATGTTACATAATTGAGAGTGAatccttaaatatttaacaacaaCTATGGATCATTGTtccttttatgaattttatgttTCTGGTAGATGTTTTAATcctaagaatattattataatgttccGCCGCCAgatatgttttcattttattttatttataacacttcgttatattacaatataaaaattaaacatcatTAactgaaaaggagggcaactggcggacttatcgctttcgagcaatctcttccaggcaaccactaaaTGTAAAAGAGAAGAAatgtattacattacataaggtaggcaagaagtgcaaaattacatataagaagaaaaaaaaactaaaccggaacaaaaaataaactaaactgatacaagaaaaagtaaaaagtgcacatgaatcatgataatttaattcaagatCAGTCTCAAgtcagttagtagttagtacGCAAGTTATGGATATGACgtggacaggtaatgtttgtacagaagaaatttaaaggaacATAGAGAAGGAGCTAAGCGAATCCCTATCTTCCTATCTACCGTAGCTTTAtgcgtataaaattaaattcatactaccaaattatactaaatatattatagattttttaatccattaaaaagtttgaaaagCTCTAATGTACTTAACTGAAAGCTGTGTTGCcacattatatatagtataaaaattattttaatacaataattataataataaaaaaactcattACCAGTTGCAATTTCGTTATATACTTCTTCCACCACAGATATTTAGTCAATTGTGGGTAGGCAGACAACGCATAATAGGtgtacattataatatgtacaaacGAATTCAGAGTTCCCACGAACAGTGTCGAGTTGAAATTGGGCTCGTATTTTAAGGCGATCCATGTGCTTATGACAGTAATCGAGTGATGATATATATGAAGGAAGCTCGCTTGGTTGTACTTCTTACGAAGTATGAAAAATACTGTGTCCAATAGCTCGgtgatttttgttataaagtaCAAATAGACGCCGGTCATAACCTGCAAATTCAATATGAAATTACTCGGAATGTCAATGGGCTATATAACGTGACTATATAACTGcgagtttttaattaagtgttggttgtaaattcaaattaaatatgattccAAAAATTCCTATGACATGCTTgtgtaaacaaattttaagtatttacgtcttaaatattatagttaacTTACACAAATAcacgttaaatttaattagttaccAGTACTTTTACTCCATACTTTTTAAAGGCACATTTTTACTCTCAATCCTTgtatactaatatttataatattatagaatttacatacaataagtctacaatattaatatatatatattaagtgtgAATATacttacacaatattttaattcaatattttccaTTATACATTCAGTTTGTATGAATCCATTATTCCACATAAAATAAGCAccctaaaatataatgtttttaattcaatcaaCTTCAATAATACAATTAGAAAACAAACGCCATGGCTAAAGTTACAAAACACTGACAcactgaagttagctatagtcaacatttgtttttttgcgatatttaaataaactttatttacctAGATAATGCGTTACAATAAAACTTTCGATGTATTAaataccatttttttattgttactatcgtgttttctacaaacgtagattttttaaaagatttttaacacGGTACGGCAGAGAAGTAAAACTTCGACCCCGTGTACACAcacgatttttattatttttattgttatataccAACCTTGGAGAATATGGCTGTTGCtagtattatttgtacaaaattatatgcaGCCATGATATTTCTTAGAGTTAATGGCGAACGTTTACTCATAACAGATGGCCCTACTTTAATCACGAACAGCCAGTAAGTCgccataattaataaaactggtGCTGGCGATCCCATCAGGAACCATTCGTTGATATCTACACCTggaacaaatatatattataatatataaccttTCAAAAGTTGGACCTCCGGCGAGCTTTGACTTAGACCTGCATCTATGTGGGAATTTAACACACTCgcat
This DNA window, taken from Pieris rapae chromosome 16, ilPieRapa1.1, whole genome shotgun sequence, encodes the following:
- the LOC111002973 gene encoding elongation of very long chain fatty acids protein-like; the encoded protein is MDILNITKSNTSEWQPDQKSVDINEWFLMGSPAPVLLIMATYWLFVIKVGPSVMSKRSPLTLRNIMAAYNFVQIILATAIFSKGAYFMWNNGFIQTECIMENIELKYCVMTGVYLYFITKITELLDTVFFILRKKYNQASFLHIYHHSITVISTWIALKYEPNFNSTLFVGTLNSFVHIIMYTYYALSAYPQLTKYLWWKKYITKLQLVQFAVMIVHLLIEYNVTKCKPSYIILSIILFNLVFFLYLFSNFYSKTYKEANEGAKGKTKHVD